A part of Entelurus aequoreus isolate RoL-2023_Sb linkage group LG10, RoL_Eaeq_v1.1, whole genome shotgun sequence genomic DNA contains:
- the tbc1d4 gene encoding TBC1 domain family member 4 isoform X7, with the protein MKLSYQEVGSESKEALWEKKLTTPGRSTVLQDKEQLYRALCQGVPKSRRGEVWLLLCHQHRLCHRLPQRQHVPDTPYRDLLKQLTAQQHAILVDLGRTFPSHEYFSAQLGAGQLSLYNLLKAYSLLDTEVGYCQGVSFVAGVLLLHMSEEQAFDALKFLMYDLGIRRQYKPDMVSLQIQMYQLSRLLHDYHRDLYNHLEEYEICPSLYAAPWFLTLFASQFPLGFVSRIFDFLFIHGPEVIFKVALCLLSSHQGAIVECDSFESIVDYLKSTLPTLTHAQMEHTIAKVMEMDISKQLHTYEVEYHVLQDEMLESGVPQADDSDRLEKLEKTNTQLKKQNMDLLEKLQAARQKIQTLETNVDNFLSRESKMKHVMRSLEQERASQQRSIERMRSCLPPDTLTHVEMTHIRAGPNGKAKAGAKKP; encoded by the exons GTGTTCCCAAAAGCCGGCGTGGGGAGGTGTGGCTGCTGCTCTGCCATCAGCACCGCCTGTGTCACAGACTTCCTCAGCGCCAACACGTCCCCGACACGCCCTACAGGGACCTGCTCAAGCAGCTGACCGCCCAGCAACACGCCATTCTGGTGGATTTAG GCCGGACCTTCCCCTCCCACGAGTACTTCTCAGCCCAGCTGGGTGCGGGACAGCTGTCCCTCTACAACCTGCTGAAAGCCTACTCTCTGCTGGACACTGAG GTGGGCTACTGTCAGGGTGTCAGCTTCGTGGCGGGCGTGTTGCTGCTGCACATGAGCGAGGAGCAGGCCTTCGACGCGCTCAAGTTCCTCATGTACGACCTCGGCATCAGACGCCAGTACAAGCCGGACATGGTCTCTCTGCAG ATCCAGATGTACCAGCTCTCCAGGCTGCTGCACGACTACCACCGGGACTTGTACAACCACCTGGAGGAGTACGAGATCTGCCCCAGCCTGTACGCCGCGCCCTGGTTCCTCACGCTCTTCGCCTCGCAGTTTCCCCTCGGCTTCGTGTCTCGCATCTTCG ACTTCCTGTTCATCCACGGCCCTGAGGTGATCTTCAAGGTGGCCCTCTGTCTCCTGAGCAGCCACCAGGGGGCGATAGTGGAGTGTGATAGCTTCGAGAGCATCGTGGACTACCTGAAGAGCACGCTGCCCACGCTCACGCACGCGCAGATGGAGCACACCATCGCCAAG GTGATGGAGATGGACATCTCCAAGCAGCTCCACACGTACGAGGTGGAGTATCACGTGCTGCAGGACGAGATGCTGGAAAGTGGCGTGCCGCAGGCCGACGACTCTGACCGCCTGGAGAAGCTGGAGAAAACCAACACGCAGCTGAAGAAGCAGAACATGGATCTGCTGGAGAAACTTCAG GCGGCCCGGCAGAAGATCCAAACCCTGGAGACCAACGTGGACAACTTCCTGTCTCGCGAGAGCAAAATGAAGCACGTGATGCGCTCGCTGGAGCAGGAGAGGGCGTCCCAGCAGAGGAGCATCGAGCGCATGCGCTCCTGCCTCCCCCCCGACACCCTGACACATGTGGAGATGACCCACATCAGAGCCGGACCCAACGGGAAAGCCAAAGCCGGCGCCAAGAAGCCGTGA